A region of Cheilinus undulatus linkage group 10, ASM1832078v1, whole genome shotgun sequence DNA encodes the following proteins:
- the arr3b gene encoding arrestin 3b, retinal (X-arrestin) yields MSKVFKKTSGNGNIALYLGKRDFVDHVDHVDVVDGVIKVDPSGLNGRKVYVYLACAFRYGSDDLDVIGLSFRRDIWIQRVQVYPPTDSNTPKTPMQESLMKKVGEQGCCFSFQMPTDLPCSVALQPGPNDAGKACGVDFEVKGYVANAPSNPDEVIEKKDTCRLMIRKIQYAPASNKAGPKADISKQFMMTDKPVHLEGSLEKEIYYHGDPITVKVKINNETTKVVKKIKVSVEQLTNVVLYSSDTYTKAVCSEEFGETINANSTFEKSFTVTPLLANNKEKRGLAVDGRLKDEDTHLASTTLSQGEKEMQGILISYKVKINLMVSSGGLLGGLTGSDVTLELPLTLMSPKPAEVKLD; encoded by the exons ATGTCAAA gGTATTTAAGAAGACCAGCGGCAATGGAAAT ATTGCCCTGTACTTGGGGAAGAGAGACTTTGTGGATCATGTGGACCATGTGGATGTAGTTG ACGGTGTTATTAAAGTGGACCCTTCTGGTCTTAATGGCAGAAAAG TATACGTGTACCTTGCTTGTGCCTTCCGTTATGGAAGCGACGACTTGGATGTCATCGGGCTGTCCTTCAGGAGAGACATCTGGATCCAGCGCGTCCAGGTGTATCCACCTACAGATTCAAACACACCTAAAACACCAATGCAGGAATCCCTTATGAAGAAAGTTGGAGAGCAGGGATGTTGCTTTTCTTTCCAG ATGCCAACGGATCTGCCATGCTCAGTTGCCCTACAGCCTGGGCCAAATGACGCCGGAAAG GCATGTGGAGTGGACTTTGAGGTGAAAGGATATGTTGCCAACGCACCTAGCAATCCAGATGAAGTCATCGAGAAGAA GGACACATGTCGCCTGATGATCCGCAAAATTCAATATGCACCAGCCAGCAACAAGGCCGGACCCAAGGCGGATATCTCCAAACAGTTCATGATGACTGACAAGCCTGTTCACCTGGAGggctcccttgaaaaagag atTTACTACCACGGTGATCCAATCACTGTCAAGGTGAAAATCAACAATGAAACCACCAAGGTCGTGAAGAAAATCAAAGTCTCAG ttgaGCAGCTAACAAATGTGGTGCTGTACTCGTCGGACACTTACACAAAGGCAGTCTGCTCTGAGGAGTTTGG GGAGACAATAAACGCCAACTCTACATTTGAGAAGTCCTTCACAGTAACCCCTCTGCTGGCAAACAACAAAGAGAAGCGTGGTCTGGCTGTGGATGGACGGCTAAAAGACGAGGACACCCACTTAGCATCCACCACCCT GAGTCAAGGAGAAAAGGAGATGCAGGGTATTCTGATCTCCTATAAAGTCAAGATCAATCTGATGGTGTCCAGCGGAGG CCTGCTGGGTGGCCTGACAGGAAg tgatGTCACTTTGGAGCTTCCTCTGACTCTGATGTCCCCAAAACCTGCAG AAGT CAAATTGGATTAA
- the rab41 gene encoding ras-related protein Rab-41 isoform X4, protein MSTTTGGGEFGNPLRKFKLVFLGEQSVGKTSLITRFMYDSFDNTYQATIGIDFLSKTMYLEDRTVRLQLWDTAGQERFRSLIPSYIRDSTIAVVVYDITNLNSFQQTSKWIDDVRTERGSDVIIMLVGNKTDLADKRQITTEEGEQRAKELNVMFIETSAKTGYNVKQLFRRVAAALPGMDSTPEKSKEDMIDIKLEKQPEMTVTESSCSC, encoded by the exons atgtcaaCCACGACCGGCGGCGGAGAGTTTGGCAACCCTCTCCGAAAGTTCAAGCTTGTCTTTCTTGGAGAACAGAGTG TTGGCAAGACCTCTCTCATCACCAGGTTTATGTATGACAGTTTTGACAACACTTATCAG GCAACAATTGGCATTGACTTCTTATCAAAAACCATGTACTTAGAAGATCGCACG GTCCGACTCCAGCTTTGGGACACTGCTGGACAGGAGCGTTTTCGTAGCCTTATTCCCAGCTACATCCGTGACTCTACCATTGCCGTGGTTGTTTATGACATCACCA ATCTTAATTCTTTCCAGCAAACATCAAAATGGATTGATGATGTTAgaacagagagaggaagtgatGTCATTATCATGCTTGTTGGGAACAAAACAGACTTGGCAGATAAAAG ACAGATCACCACGGAGGAGGGCGAGCAGAGAGCTAAGGAACTGAATGTCATGTTCATTGAAACCAGCGCAAAGACTGGCTACAATGTCAAACAG CTGTTTCGCCGTGTTGCTGCTGCATTGCCCGGGATGGACAGCACACCAGAGAAAAGCAAAGAGGACA TGATCGACATCAAACTGGAGAAACAGCCAGAGATGACTGTCACCGAGAGCAGCTGCTCCTGCTAG
- the rab41 gene encoding ras-related protein Rab-41 isoform X2 yields the protein MSTTTGGGEFGNPLRKFKLVFLGEQSVGKTSLITRFMYDSFDNTYQATIGIDFLSKTMYLEDRTVRLQLWDTAGQERFRSLIPSYIRDSTIAVVVYDITNLNSFQQTSKWIDDVRTERGSDVIIMLVGNKTDLADKRQVSVEAAERKARELNVMYIETSAKAGYNVKQLFRRVAAALPGMDSTPEKSKEDMIDIKLEKQPEMTVTESSCSC from the exons atgtcaaCCACGACCGGCGGCGGAGAGTTTGGCAACCCTCTCCGAAAGTTCAAGCTTGTCTTTCTTGGAGAACAGAGTG TTGGCAAGACCTCTCTCATCACCAGGTTTATGTATGACAGTTTTGACAACACTTATCAG GCAACAATTGGCATTGACTTCTTATCAAAAACCATGTACTTAGAAGATCGCACG GTCCGACTCCAGCTTTGGGACACTGCTGGACAGGAGCGTTTTCGTAGCCTTATTCCCAGCTACATCCGTGACTCTACCATTGCCGTGGTTGTTTATGACATCACCA ATCTTAATTCTTTCCAGCAAACATCAAAATGGATTGATGATGTTAgaacagagagaggaagtgatGTCATTATCATGCTTGTTGGGAACAAAACAGACTTGGCAGATAAAAG GCAAGTTTCTGTAGAGGCGGCAGAGAGGAAAGCTCGAGAGCTCAATGTGATGTACATAGAGACCAGTGCCAAGGCTGGCTATAACGTCAAACAG CTGTTTCGCCGTGTTGCTGCTGCATTGCCCGGGATGGACAGCACACCAGAGAAAAGCAAAGAGGACA TGATCGACATCAAACTGGAGAAACAGCCAGAGATGACTGTCACCGAGAGCAGCTGCTCCTGCTAG
- the rab41 gene encoding ras-related protein Rab-41 isoform X3 has translation MSTTTGGGEFGNPLRKFKLVFLGEQSVGKTSLITRFMYDSFDNTYQATIGIDFLSKTMYLEDRTIRLQLWDTAGQERFRSLIPSYIRDSAAAVVVYDIANLNSFQQTSKWIDDVRTERGSDVIIMLVGNKTDLADKRQITTEEGEQRAKELNVMFIETSAKTGYNVKQLFRRVAAALPGMDSTPEKSKEDMIDIKLEKQPEMTVTESSCSC, from the exons atgtcaaCCACGACCGGCGGCGGAGAGTTTGGCAACCCTCTCCGAAAGTTCAAGCTTGTCTTTCTTGGAGAACAGAGTG TTGGCAAGACCTCTCTCATCACCAGGTTTATGTATGACAGTTTTGACAACACTTATCAG GCAACAATTGGCATTGACTTCTTATCAAAAACCATGTACTTAGAAGATCGCACG ATTCGGCTGCAGCTCTGGGATACAGCCGGACAGGAGCGTTTCCGCAGCCTCATCCCAAGTTACATCCGCGActcagctgctgctgtggtggtttaTGACATAGCCA ATCTTAATTCTTTCCAGCAAACATCAAAATGGATTGATGATGTTAgaacagagagaggaagtgatGTCATTATCATGCTTGTTGGGAACAAAACAGACTTGGCAGATAAAAG ACAGATCACCACGGAGGAGGGCGAGCAGAGAGCTAAGGAACTGAATGTCATGTTCATTGAAACCAGCGCAAAGACTGGCTACAATGTCAAACAG CTGTTTCGCCGTGTTGCTGCTGCATTGCCCGGGATGGACAGCACACCAGAGAAAAGCAAAGAGGACA TGATCGACATCAAACTGGAGAAACAGCCAGAGATGACTGTCACCGAGAGCAGCTGCTCCTGCTAG
- the rab41 gene encoding ras-related protein Rab-41 isoform X1: protein MSTTTGGGEFGNPLRKFKLVFLGEQSVGKTSLITRFMYDSFDNTYQATIGIDFLSKTMYLEDRTIRLQLWDTAGQERFRSLIPSYIRDSAAAVVVYDIANLNSFQQTSKWIDDVRTERGSDVIIMLVGNKTDLADKRQVSVEAAERKARELNVMYIETSAKAGYNVKQLFRRVAAALPGMDSTPEKSKEDMIDIKLEKQPEMTVTESSCSC, encoded by the exons atgtcaaCCACGACCGGCGGCGGAGAGTTTGGCAACCCTCTCCGAAAGTTCAAGCTTGTCTTTCTTGGAGAACAGAGTG TTGGCAAGACCTCTCTCATCACCAGGTTTATGTATGACAGTTTTGACAACACTTATCAG GCAACAATTGGCATTGACTTCTTATCAAAAACCATGTACTTAGAAGATCGCACG ATTCGGCTGCAGCTCTGGGATACAGCCGGACAGGAGCGTTTCCGCAGCCTCATCCCAAGTTACATCCGCGActcagctgctgctgtggtggtttaTGACATAGCCA ATCTTAATTCTTTCCAGCAAACATCAAAATGGATTGATGATGTTAgaacagagagaggaagtgatGTCATTATCATGCTTGTTGGGAACAAAACAGACTTGGCAGATAAAAG GCAAGTTTCTGTAGAGGCGGCAGAGAGGAAAGCTCGAGAGCTCAATGTGATGTACATAGAGACCAGTGCCAAGGCTGGCTATAACGTCAAACAG CTGTTTCGCCGTGTTGCTGCTGCATTGCCCGGGATGGACAGCACACCAGAGAAAAGCAAAGAGGACA TGATCGACATCAAACTGGAGAAACAGCCAGAGATGACTGTCACCGAGAGCAGCTGCTCCTGCTAG